In the genome of Arachis hypogaea cultivar Tifrunner chromosome 9, arahy.Tifrunner.gnm2.J5K5, whole genome shotgun sequence, the window GAATGTAAAATCTGGGAACTCTCTGAAGATGACAATATGATTGTTCCTGCATTAAGAGTTAGTTATCACTACCTCCCTTCATATTTAAAGCGGTGTTTTATATATTGCTCATTATTTCCTGAGGATTATGAATTTGACAAAgatgaattaattttgttatGGATGGCTGAAGATCTTTTACAATCAAAGGAGAACAACGCATTAGAAAAAATTGGTTGtgttgactaaatcaaatcaaaatcaaattcctaatttctttcatgaatcttttatgtaaatagaattaattataaatattttctttttttagtttagtttaattttaaggattttataattagaaatctttcttttattttaggcTAGTATTTTTCCCTTCTTTcctattttctagttatttttatttctgtaatTTCTCTATAAAGAGATTGATTCCCTGTACATTTGATAATATAACATATTCAAACACTTCAACTTGGTATCAACGTAGGATCTCTGCACTGTACCTCTGATTTATAGCTATGCCTGACAGTTTCTCAGTCATTAATCCTAAACAAAAGGAGAACATGACTCCTATTCCATCAGATTTCAAATTTGAGCAATGGGTACTAGTTAGTGGTGACTCCCATTCAATTCAGATCACCACATTTCGACTCAATGGGTCAAACTACCTTAGATAGTCTCAATTAGTTCAGATGTATATCCGTGGAAGAGGGAAGATTGGATATCTCACCGGTGAGCAAAGCCAGCCTAACATCGCTGACCCGCAATATAATGTGTCAGATACCGAAAATTCTATGGTGATGACATAGCTGGTGAACTCAATGGAGGAGGATATCAACAGTAACTACATGTACTATACCACTGCCAAAATTGTGGGATAGTGTCAATGAGATGTACTCTAATCTTGGGAATAAATTTCAGATTTATGAATTTACTCTAAAAGTTAGAAAAATTCAACAAGGGAGTGACAATATCACCAAATATTTCCACACATTGAAGCGGCTGTGACAGGATCTTGACCACTTCAATAACTACAAGTGGAATTCAGCCACTGATGCCAAACACCACCAACAAACAGTGGAAGAAGGGAGGATATTCCAGTTTCTTGCAGGCCTCAACATGGAGCTAGATGAAGTTCGTGGCAGAATTACTGGAAGAGCAATCCTACCCTCAATTGGAGAAGTATTTGCTGAAGTTAGAAGAGAGAAAACTCGTAGAGCTGTGACGATGGGGAAAGGCAAGACTGAACATACTTTTTTGGAGTCTAATGCACTCTTAGTGGCACCTGTTGCACTTAAAAGTTCATCAAATCAGAATACAAAATTGGTTGGCTGCAGGTGGGTTTTTACCATCAAGTGCAATGCTGATGGAAGCATAGAGAGGTATAAGGCTAGGTTAGTAGTTAGGGGATATAAACAAACTTATGGAGTAGACTATCGagagacttttgctccagttGCCAAACTCAACTCTGTGCGGATTCTCTTATCTCTTGCTGCGAATTACAATTGGCCTTTACATCAATTGGATATAAAGAATGCTTTCCTGAATGGGGAGCTAGAGGAAGAGGTGTTCATGAAACTTCCATCATGATTTGAGGCTGAACTAGGGAGGAATAAAGTGTGCAAACTAAAGAAATCTCTCTATGGATTGAAACAATCCCCAAGAGCCTGGTTTGAACGACTTGGAATGGTGGTGAAGGGACTTGATTATACTCAAAACCAAGCTGACCATACACTTTTCTATAAACATTCAGCAGCTAATAAAACTGCCATCTTAAttgtatatgtggatgacattattCTGACAGGTGatgattttttggagctaaaagacttgaaggagaagcttgccaaagcatTTGAAATCAAAGAACTTGACTCATTAAAATACTTTCTTGGAATTAAATTTGCAAGGTCTAAGGAAGGCATTTTTATGAACCAACGAAAGTACATCCTAGATCTTTTAAAAGAGACGGGGTTACTTGGTTGTAAAGCTGCTGAAACACCTATAGAGTCTAACCTAAAATTGAAGCTAGCTGAACCAGAAAATATAATGGACAAAGGGAGATATCAGCAGTTGGTAGGGAGGCTAATCTATTTATCCCATACACGCCCGGATATAGCCTTTGCTGTGAGCATGGTAAGCTAATTTATGCATTCACCTGGTCAAGAACACATGGATGTTGTCTTTAGAATCCTAAGGTACTTGAAAGGGTCACCTGGGAAAGGGTTACTCTACAAAAAGCATGGACATCTTCAAGTAGAAGCTTATACAGATGCAGATTGGGCTGGGAATGTCATGGATAGAAGGTCAACATTTGGGTATTGTACTTTTGTTGGCGGAAACTTGGTTAGTTGGAGGAGTAAAACACAGAGTGTTGTGGCACAAAGTAGTGTAGAAGCTGAGTTTAGAGCAGTGGCTCATGGAATATGTGAAACACTATGGGTAGAGAAAATCCTACAAGAACTAAAAGTTTCCATTTCTCCACCAATGAGGTTGTATTGTGACAACAAATCTGCAATTTCCATTTCTCATAATCCAGTGTTGCATGATAGAACTAAACATGTTGAAGTTGACAAGCATTTTATCAGGGAAAAGATTGAAAGAGGACAGATTTGCATCTCATATATTCCAACCGCGGAACAATTAGCAGATGTTCTAACTAAAGGATTACCCAAGTAGACTTTTGATAGCATAATAAGCAAGCTGTCAATGAATGATATCTTCAAGCCAGCTTGAGGGGGAGTGTTGACTAgattaaatcaaaatcaaattcctAATTCCTTTCATGAATCTTTTAtgtaaatagaattaattataaatattttccttttttagtttagcttaattttagggattttatgattagaaatctttcttttattttagactagtatttttcccttcttttctattttctagttatttctattTATGTAATTCCTCTATAAAGAGGCTGATTCCCTATACATTTGATAATATAACATATTCAAACACTTCAATTGGTTgttcttattttgatgaattagtTGCAAGGTCATTTTTTCAACCTTCCAGTACTAAGGGAGAGTTATTtgtaatgcatgatctcatgcatGATCTAGCAATGTTTTTTTGCTGGGAAATTCTATTTCAAACACAAAGAATTTGGCCATCTACACAAGATAGACAACAAAACTCGTCATTTGTCATATGCTACAAAATATGAGGATAGCATCAAATTATTTCGAGGAGCCTATAATGGAGCAATAGCAATACACATCAGAACATTTTCAGATCTTACTTGGCTTTGCTATGGTCAATCAATTGATATTGAAAGCGATTCTTGGCTCTTACGACAACAATTTGTGTGTTTAAGAGTTATGTCATTTAAACACTTTTCTATAGAGTCATTGCCTGATTCCATAGGTGAATTGATTCATTTGCGTTATTTGAATGTCTCTAACACACCTATTGTGACATTGTCCGAGTCATTATGTAAGTTATACAATCTCCAAACTTTGAAGTTGAGAAATTGTTTTAAGCTAGAGATGCTTCCCAGTCGCATGCAAGATCTCGTTAACCTGCACTACCTTGACATTCGAGGTGCTTTTTGTCTGAAAGAGATGCCGAAGGAAATGAGCAAGTTGAAACATCTAAACTTCTTAAGTGATTATATTGTGGGCAAGCACGAAGAGAATGGGATAAGAGAATTGGGAACACTGGACAATCTTCATGGCTCATTTTGCATTTCCAACTTGGAGAACATCAAGAATAGTGGTGAAGCTTTGAAGGCAAAGATGGGTAACAAGAAGCACATCAACACTTTAACATTGAATTGGCTTCCAAAGGGTAACATTGATGATTTTCAAAATGAAAGAGATATACTTGACAAGTTACAACCTCATGAAAACTTGAAAGAGTTATCAATTGAGGGTTATCGTGGTGAAACATTCCCAGATTGGTTAGGCCTTTCTTGCTACTCTAATTTGACAAAATTGAATCTGTATTTTTGTATGAATTCTTGTGAACTTCCTTCACTGGGACAGTTACCTCTTTACAGCATCTGGAGGTTTCTGATCTTGCCGCCGCTAGGGTTGGCTGCGCTCCACCTAGAGCAGCTGTATATAAACAAATGCCCAGAAATTGATTGTTTTGATGAGAAGTGTCTCCCGCAGAGTTTGGAAACACTTGAAATCAAGCAATGCCAGAAACTAGCGAGTTGGATAACATCAAAGGGTTTGCAGAGTCAAGGCCGTACCCGTCTTATTCTTGATCAATGATATGAAGTTAAGTGGTTCCAAAGAGAGAGTTGCCTTCATGCTTTTCTTGAGTCTCTAGAATTCTGGAACTTTCCAAATTGGCTTCATCATCTCCGAGGCATAAGCTGGAAGACCCACGGATTCAATTCTCTTGGTAAGTGATTTTGCTCTGATCTCCAATTACAATGCTAATTCTTTGCATCAACCATTTTCATTCCCTTGTTGATACACCAAACCGAAGTTTATTATCTTTTCATTCTCAGCCATTCTCTGTACTGTGGCTACCTATTTCACTGACAATAATTGGGTGCCAATTTTTCCAATTCTTTTAAGGATAAAAAATCAGATGCTTAGAAAAAAATGGAAAGGTTTACTTTTTCATGATCGCTTCTTTATTGCTTACAGTATTTGTATGGTTTATCGCAGATTTGGATGATGATTAATGTTACTGTTGACTCTGATTTTGTACCATTTAATGTACCATGAGATACACATACTTCATACCAATagattattttgctttatttcatcgagtttttgtttttatttttatttttctcttttttatttcaaGTAGTAGATTTTGAAGGTGCTCCaatctatttatctatttataatatttatcaaaTTGTAATTTCAATTTATCTTAATTCCACATAAAGCGCTGGTCTAAATGtagattttatttatctatgataTAAGCGTGGGTGGGTTTATTTGATTTATGCAGTTGCCAATAATGAGTTTTTCACTTGTTTAATATTTGATACAGGTTCTGTATCTTTCTATATATGGTTCTCAAAGAATTTAGTAGTATAATTCTGAATTCTTACCTTTGCAATGATTAGATATTCAAAGTAGCTGACGTGCCCATAGAGTGGGAAGTGCACTATGTATGTAGGGACTGAAATTGACCCTAGAACACAGAGCTCTACACCAAGGTAATTTTTGCACTTTGGTCAACAAAAGCTTGAAGTTACAATCTTATCATCTGATATCATTTCATACATGTTTCAGCTGCAACATTGGTGAGGGAGGTATTGCACTAGCTGAGTCTATACATGGTTCAGCACCTGATATTGCTGGAAAGGTAAGCTGCAAAGTTCTTTCTCAACCTTATATTATCTGATATTACCTTAGTAACAGAAATTTTGGATGAGGGTAATTGTGGAAacaaatgttattaaagtttctgtCCCGACCCTACTTTCTTGAGGTATTGAAGGGACTGAAATTTTGTGTCTTGGGACCGAAATTTTAGTTCTAGTCTCTGGTTGCCAAACACAATACTGAGAACCAATCCTCCAGTCCCTGCTTCCAAACGCTAACTTATGGATCTTTTCACCTTGTTATCAACTTATTACAAAATATGGGATTTATTGAATGCTTTGTTTCATGAAAGTGCTCAATATCAGTTTGCCCTCTGCAATTTCGGAAAACTAATTTGGTGTCTCATtcttctttgaaaaaggaaaatattgtgaatagtaattgttgtcaatttacttctCCGGTAGTGGTCGCAACTCACAAACAAGTTCTAACGTTGGAAACTTGCAACCTTTTTTCAATTTAGGTTATATTTCATTATTTCTGTTGCTTACCTGTATTTTCTCTGGGCTTGTACTTGTGTAGAATTTGGCAAATCCAACTGCTTTACTGATGATTGGTGTTTCAATGTTACGGCATTTGAATATCCAGAACAAAGCGGACCACATTCAAAATGCCATCCTCAACACAATTGCAGAAGGGAGGTACCGAACTGTTGATCTTGGAGGCAAAGCAAAGACAACCGAGTTCACCAATGCGATTATTGATCATCTCTAAATTCTTCTCTTGAGTAGGCAAGGAATTGCGGCTAATTTTGTTTTCTGTTAATCTCCTATTTAGTTTTACCTGGCTTTTTGTGAGGAGTAGGATAGGATTACCTCAGCATAATGGAAAAACTCATCTAAGGGTGTGAGCTTATAACCACAAGGCATGGGCAAGCCTTAAAATATTCATTGAACAACCACCAATATTGTATAATagaattattctttattattatgaGATCTGTCAAAACATCTCAGCA includes:
- the LOC112709997 gene encoding disease resistance protein RGA2-like isoform X1; amino-acid sequence: MSFKHFSIESLPDSIGELIHLRYLNVSNTPIVTLSESLCKLYNLQTLKLRNCFKLEMLPSRMQDLVNLHYLDIRGAFCLKEMPKEMSKLKHLNFLSDYIVGKHEENGIRELGTLDNLHGSFCISNLENIKNSGEALKAKMGNKKHINTLTLNWLPKGNIDDFQNERDILDKLQPHENLKELSIEGYRGETFPDCIWRFLILPPLGLAALHLEQLYINKCPEIDCFDEKCLPQSLETLEIKQCQKLASWITSKGLQSQGRTRLILDQ
- the LOC112709997 gene encoding isocitrate dehydrogenase [NAD] catalytic subunit 5, mitochondrial-like isoform X2; its protein translation is MYVGTEIDPRTQSSTPSCNIGEGGIALAESIHGSAPDIAGKNLANPTALLMIGVSMLRHLNIQNKADHIQNAILNTIAEGRYRTVDLGGKAKTTEFTNAIIDHL
- the LOC112712809 gene encoding uncharacterized mitochondrial protein AtMg00810-like, translating into MVVKGLDYTQNQADHTLFYKHSAANKTAILIVYVDDIILTGDDFLELKDLKEKLAKAFEIKELDSLKYFLGIKFARSKEGIFMNQRKYILDLLKETGLLGCKAAETPIESNLKLKLAEPENIMDKGRYQQLVGRLIYLSHTRPDIAFAVSMVS